TAGGTTTCTCAacggaaagtttgatcaaatcaTCAAGTCTTCCAAGTTCGAGGCTTACACCACCTTAAATAAGTTAACCGGCATTTCATGCAAATGCAATTATGCTAAACAAGTATAGGCATTCCAAAGTTCTTGTAACTGGGTGTCtagatcagctaaagaaagcaCGATTTTCTCAGAAAGGGCTGACGGCCAGGCCACGGGAACGTAAAACAAGAACTTTAttagtttatcaaaatttaattgaGGACAGGCAATTTCGCTGTTAATCTAAAGTTCGATGATGAAGGATAATTCTTCAGTAATTGGCGTAGCTGAGGtcactgacctttgacatgtaAAGTGCGTCAGGAGTTCTCACTCGATTCCCGTAGCAATCAGTGCAGGGGGAACATAATACTTGCCATCATTTGAAAAGTTACGATCCAAAATAGACTATTTAAGGGTCTAACGATATACACTTGAACGAAAAAGCCCCGAATGTTTACGTTTCAAAGTTTCATCGATCAGCGCTTAATTGTTGCAAAAGATATTTACAGTGTAATGCAGATTGTCTTAAGAATCTTGAAAAGCTACCACATTAACATCCTCATTATTATTTCCAGTTTAACAAGAAATGAGGAGTATTTTACAGGCTTGTCACATAACAAGTTTCCATACTAGTGTGATATAATTTTTACCATGTAAGAGCCTGTAACAATGTGGCTTTACCTGCAGGAGCTGAGCTTGCAACACAATCTTCATATCTTTTACCTTTCGTCCGCGGGCATGCGATATAAATCTATATGTTATTATTGCGAATTCAGTCTGGATCTGAACTTTATAGTTCCTTTGACCGATGGCAATTCACAACAAAAACTATAGGACGCTTCGAGAACGCATGTGTTTGGAGAAGAAAGAGGCTTAGAATTCATTACAACCGTCTGGAACTTGCAAAAACTTTCATGACAGTGCTTTAAATTTCGCTTGGTTCAATGTAATTTATTAACGGGAGGGGTCGTAGGAATTGCGCCTGTGCAACTTTCCTGTTCACAAACAATGTTTTTCAAGCTTgcatagctgtaacatttaaatgtgTCGATGTACATTATAACAAACAtgctttaactttcatcaatcgccaaagTGTCTTGGATGGAGTGTTTACTTTTGTCTTATGGGTGCCATGTacaacctttgagcgcagttccgacgacctcTTCCTTTAAGAAACACAGTCAATCCGTACATTTCAATCTAAAGTTTAACGTAATCTTTTATTTCTTGTAAAGGTAACAGCTATGAACCCGTCGGGCTAACGCAGCGTGATCAAGAAAGACTCGGGTATGAGGACTGGCAACAGAAAGGGGAGTTGCTTAGTcgacacaaatacaaatttgacaACCAGGATATGTTTCCCGCCAACGAGTATGAGCTTTGGCACGATCCGGAGTTCCTCCAAGGAGTTTACAAGAGGCTGTTCAAGATGATTTATCCTGCCCTCTACAAAGAATATCTGAACAAATTTCTGTCAGACTTGTCAAATATAGAAGAGGAAACGACTGACGAACAAAATCTCCAACCTTTGAAGAGGGCCACTCAAACAGATCATTTCTGGAGGTATTACGTCACAGACGAAAGTAATTTGCCAGGACTCAGGAGACGGTCTAGTAAGAAATATTGCCTCAACTTGTTTCCTTTGACATATATAAAACCCATCATCTAGATTAGGGATTGTGTGATGATTGCTGTAGCATTTGCGTGAATCACTTACCTTGGGGCTAGTCTTGATTTTCATATAAACTTTCATAAACTACGTacagtagatagatagatagatagatagatagacagacagacagacagacagacagacagacagacagacagacagacagacagacagacacacacacatacatacatacatacatacatacatacatacatacatacatacatacatacatacatacatacatacatacatacatacatacatacatacatacatacatacatacatacatacatacatacatacatacatacatacatacatacatacatacatacatacatacatacatacatacatacatacatacatacatacatacatacatacatacatacatacatacatacatacatacatacatacatacatacatacatacatacatacatacatacatacaatcatacatacatacatacaatcatacatacatacaatcatacatacaatcatacatacatacatacatacatacatacatacatacatacatacatacatacatacatacatacatacatacatacatacacgcaagCTACTGTCATGAAACTTTCCAATTTAACTACATTCATAGATTCTGTAAagtcttttgaatttttaaacgTCGACATTTAAAGAGAGCTGACTAGTTTTACTGTTATATTTGCATTATTATATTATTTGGACTTCATCTGTGTTATTTGGACTTCATATTTAACCGAATTATAGGCCTTTGTTTGAACGATTAATTGACTTAGAATTCTGACAGATTTCTTCATCCCTTTCCTCAAAGGTTTCAACAAAGATGATCAGTACATCCTTGATGAAGGCCTACCCATCGGCTTTTCAGGGCTGAAACGGAAACATGGCGACAGCTGGGGTGATTTCAAGTACTCGAGGACGAACCGTGCCTTCGCGAAATCATCGGGAGTATCCGACGAGGATGTCGTCAATAAGAAGGGGTTCGCTGacaaagaatttcaaaatttcaactggGATAATCTGCAGAGCATTTTGAAACGGCGGAGCGATGCGGACGAGCAGGAAGAATCGGATGATGTGTACTTGCCAGAAGAGCAGGAAGCGCGGGTCGCCGATGACGGCGGTTACCGACCACCGTTTCTGGATACGGGCCGGACATGGGGAGATTTCTTAGAAGGATTTGACCCTTCCAGCGACTTGCGCTTAGGAACTTACCTAGATGACACCGTGAACAGACGAGCCGAACCTATATGGGGTCTTGTTGGCCCCTATGCCGGCTACAGCATGTACGGCAAGCTGATTTCAGAGGGAAAAAGAAAAGGTTACGACGCACCTTTCTTAAACGAGGTTCTTGAAGAGGAAGGCGCACTCGATTTACCGAATGACAACGTCTTAGATTATGAGGGCGATCAGGAGGAGGAAGACTTAACCGCGGACGATTACAGCGACGAAGATGATGGCCATTTCTGGGATAACTTCTTGCAAGAAATTAAGGAGTTGCCCGACTCGCCTAAAGAACCAGAGTCTGATTTCGATGAGTCGACGGGAGAAAACGACGTGGATGAAGATTCTGGCAGTATCTCAGAGGTGAACGATGATATATCCGATGAGGAGGAGGACGAGGAGGAAGAAGAAATTGACGCACTAGAGGAAGAAATGTCCGAAGAAGAAATGCCTGAAAACGATGACGTCATTGAAGATGTAAGCTCTGGTGCAGTAACCTTGAGCGAACAACGgacaaacaaataacaaacaaatagcaaaacaaacaaacaaacaaacaaacaaacaaacaaacaaacaaacgaacgaacaaatgaatgaatgaatgaataaccAATTCAATAATGTTTTGAATCAATATTTCTCTGTAAAGCAGTCGGCCAATCTTTGTTCGATTTTTATCTTTGCGACAATGCCAAATAGAAATTCCAATTTTTATGTCAAATTGACAGAGATTTCCTAATAAGAGATAAAAAAATGGGCAGGCCTGTTTTAAATATAACATATGTATAGCAAATTCTTAGGCACTATAGTTGACagttgtcattttctttttacCTTTTTATCTCCTCTTCTCGACCTGCCACCATAtttgaatttccctttttcttacagAAATGTTATGTTACTATCAGAAACTTCTATTAAGTGATAAAAAGATACATATAGGTTAATATAGGCTCATTGCCTATTTCCAGTCTACTtattaaacaacaaaaatattaaagacaAGTCACAATAATCCAAGAATGATATTTACCATGACGAAGAGCTGCTACCGAAAACTCGCAAAAAGGAGACAAAGAAATCGTTCAAAAGTTTCGTTACTAACTCAATCCATTTATTATTCCACCAACCCATCACCACGTACCGCTACCTacaagtctgtctgtctgtctgtgtctgcctgtgtgtgtgtctatctgtctatgtctgtctatctgtctgtctgtctgtctgcctgtctgactctgtctgtctgtttgtatgtatgtatgtatgtatgtatgtatgtatgtatgtatgtatgtatgtatgtatgtatgtatgtatgtatgtatgtatgtatgtatgtatgtatgtatgtatgcatggatatatgtatgtatgtgtgtatgcatgcatgcatgcgtgtcTGTTGTACTTCTGAATGCTGAATCTGTCTAACTTACTGTGCACACAGGATGTTTCACATATTATCATTGATTTCCATTTGTTCATTCATAATGATTTCCTTTATTCCAGGAAGTGAATGAAGAGGTTTTGGAGACTGTTGACCCCGAAGAAATAAAGTCAAAATTGCGTCTCGATCTCATCCAGTTGATACGAAAAATATTGGACTTGAAACGTCAGTAGTGTTATGCGTGTGGTGtaacaaatttacatttttgaaacaaCATTCACCGGGTTTTATGGTTTTCTGACCAAATGTAACGACAAAAAAAGTCCTGGTATTCTGAAATCATATCGTGATCATACTGGCATCCCGACAAGGAAATTACCAGTCCATGGGCATATCACAAATAAATGGCTAACTCGAGTTTTATCTGCGTTGACGGCGAAATTATCGAAATAAATCTTGTTCAATTTATGTCTTACATTTTTATCCTTTTTAATGTTCATATGtcgaaatattttcatatttaaatttatCGATGTCAGTAACGCTTGTACATGCACGACGCTCCGATCAAATCCAGGTTCCTGGGCGCTAAAACGAATATTAAGCAATCGTAAACTTTGTAGAAGGAGCAAGAAGGCGGCATTTATGAAAGGGTTACTGTCTTTGTACTTATCTAGATGTTTAATTACATGTGGGTCTTATTTATACTATTTAAATGTTCTGCTCGTGGGATATGACAGATTTCCTGTATCTGCTGTGACGAGAAATGAAAATCTGTAATGATCAGGTCACCGCATCGGCTCAACCGTTAACGACCGGTTAACTGAGTGCAAAGACCTGTTTTTAAACATCTGTATTTCCGAACAGCAAACGTTTTCCCCTGTGATTCGGCAATCAGTGGGATTTTCCGCTTATTCGACTGGATTTGTATTACTAGTGTCCATGGAGCCCGTGAGCAAAACTCACAAAATTCGAGCACTTTCCTCCTGAAAGCCGATAGCAAATGAAAAGTGTTCTTACAGCCCCATTCCAGATGTCTTGTGTTTTGAGAATAAACGTTTTA
This genomic window from Ptychodera flava strain L36383 chromosome 10, AS_Pfla_20210202, whole genome shotgun sequence contains:
- the LOC139142118 gene encoding uncharacterized protein PF3D7_1120000-like, with amino-acid sequence MAALPRWMVWMTVQAVSVVYVFSAPFPETNYGQNAREVLRDLYEKDFGNSYEPVGLTQRDQERLGYEDWQQKGELLSRHKYKFDNQDMFPANEYELWHDPEFLQGVYKRLFKMIYPALYKEYLNKFLSDLSNIEEETTDEQNLQPLKRATQTDHFWRYYVTDESNLPGLRRRSSFNKDDQYILDEGLPIGFSGLKRKHGDSWGDFKYSRTNRAFAKSSGVSDEDVVNKKGFADKEFQNFNWDNLQSILKRRSDADEQEESDDVYLPEEQEARVADDGGYRPPFLDTGRTWGDFLEGFDPSSDLRLGTYLDDTVNRRAEPIWGLVGPYAGYSMYGKLISEGKRKGYDAPFLNEVLEEEGALDLPNDNVLDYEGDQEEEDLTADDYSDEDDGHFWDNFLQEIKELPDSPKEPESDFDESTGENDVDEDSGSISEVNDDISDEEEDEEEEEIDALEEEMSEEEMPENDDVIEDEVNEEVLETVDPEEIKSKLRLDLIQLIRKILDLKRQ